Sequence from the Paenibacillus riograndensis SBR5 genome:
CAGCAGTCCGTTCTCATTCAGCCAGGACTTAACCTTCTCCCATGAGGCTGGGTCCTGATAGCCAAACGGCTCATCCCCGGCATCCATCAAGGGAAGCAGAAGCTTCAGGCTTTTGGTTTCGATATCTTTGTCAAGGGGGGCGGTAGCATCCTCATGGGCCATCAGAAGGTCCAGCGCCTCCTGCGGGTGCTCTGCCACAAATTGCTGCCCTTTACGTGCCGCCGCCATGAACTTCCCGATGTAGCCTTCAGCATTCTGCAAGCCCAGATCGCTTGCCACCAGAACCAGCTCGTAGTAGTCGGGAACGCCGTAATCCGTAGGGTTCAGCGAAATGACCGGATGCCCTTCCTTCTCCAGAATCAGCTGCTCATGATTAATGAATCCGCCGATAATTCCGTCTACCCGCCCGGCCGAAATGGCCGGAATCAGATCAAAACCCACATCGGTCAGCCTCACTGCCGACGGATCGCCGCCATCGCTTTTGACCATTGTTTTCAGCATGGCTTCGTACAGGGGAATCGAAGAGTATCCGGCATTTTTGCCTGCCAGCTCTTTCGGGCTTTTGATCCCGCTGTCCGCCGGTACCATCAGATGGTTCAGCGGATGCCGGACGATGGCGGCGACGGACTTCACCGGAATCTGCTCCCCCCGGGCCATCAGCACCTGCGGCTGGTAGCTTAAGGCTAGATCGACTTTGCCGGCGGCTACCAGCTTCAGGGCATCATTGCTGTCCGCGGGCATCTGGATATCCACAGCCAGACCTTCATCTTCGAAATAGCCCTTCTGCTGCGCAGCGTACAGGAAGGAGTGGACGGCATTCGGATACCAGTCGAGCATAATTGTCAGCTTGTGGGGCTGGTCAACGTTCCCTGCTGAAGCCGAGCTGGCGGGAGCAGCATGGTTGTCCCCTCCACAGCCGCTTACCGCAAGGGCAAGAGATAGAAGCAGCGACAGGGAGAGCAAGGGGCGCTTTCTTTTACTAACGGGATGTTCTGAAGGAAAGATGTTCATCGATGAATGCCTCTTTTCTGCAAAATAATGTTTTCGAGCAGCTTAATACTTAGGAACAGAACGATACCGAGTGCCGATAAAAGAAACACAGCGGCGAACATCTCTGCACTTTGCAGATTGCCCGCCATCCGGCGGCTGAAATACCCGAGTCCCCGGCTGCCGCCCAGCCATTCCCCGATTGTAGCGCCAATCACACAGTAGACAATAGAGAGCTTGAGTCCCGAAAACAGCGAGGGCAATGCAGGGGGGATCTGGGTTTTCCGCAGAATCTGCCAGCGGTTCGCACCTAGTGTAAGCAGCAGCTCTTTGTACACCGCACCTCTTTTGTGCAAACCGTCATAAGTGCCGATGACAACCGGAAAAAAAGCGGTCAGAAAGACCACAGCCACCTTGCTCCACAACGTATAGCCAAACCACATAATAAAAATAGGGGAGAGCGCGATCAGCGGAATCGTCTGGCTGATAACCAGCAAGGGGTACAGCGCTTTCTCCAGTGGAGAGAACATATGCATTCCGGTACCCAGCAGCACACCGCAGCACACGGACAGCGCAAAACCCAGCAGCACCTCCTGCAGTGTAGCGGGCAAATGTTCTCCAAAGAGCAGCAGCCTCTGATCCAGCATAGCCTTCCATATGGCCGTAGGGGCCGGAAGAATGAAGGCAGGGACAAGCTTCAACCGGGCGGCGCATTCCCAGGCGGCAAGAGTCAGCAGCACCAGCAGGGCGAAGGGGCCATATTCGCGTAAAAATGTTCTAAGATATGTACGTCTCATACAGCCTCCGTTCCAAATCCGCCCGTAAAGCAACAAAATGAGGGTCATAGTTCAAGCGGTAATGTCTGGGGCGCGGAAGATCTACCGGGAATTCCTGAACACCGCCGCCAGCGCCGCCGGACATCAGATAGATCCGGTCGCTGAGCAGGAGCGCCTCCTCCAGATCGTGGGTGATGAACAGCACGGTCTGCTCCAGACTGCCCCACAGCTCCAGCAGCCAGCGGTGAAGCCCGCGTTTGGTGATGGCATCCAGTGCTCCAAAGGGCTCATCCAAAAGCATGAGCTTATGGCCGGCAGCCAGTGTCCGCAGCATAGCGGTCCGCTGGCGCATTCCGCCGGACAGCTCGTGCGGATAACGCTGCTCTGTACCTGCCAGGCCAAAACGCTCCAGCATATTGCGGATACTCCTTACAGCTTCCGTTTTGCTGCCTGTTCTGTTCAGCTCCCAGGGCAGCAGGCAGTTGTCGAGCACGGTTCTCCAGGGCAGCAAAAGATCCTGCTGGGGCATATAGGCAACCCGGCCCAAACGAGAGGAAGGATCGGCGGATATCGTTCCGGGAATATTGAGCTCACCGCCGGTCTGCTGAAGCAATCCGGCAATGATTTTAAACAGCGTGCTTTTACCGCAGCCGCTGGCACCGACCAGAGAAATGAATTCCCCTTGGCGCACATCCATTGACAGGCCGCTGAATACCGGAGTTTCTGGAGATGTGCCGAAAGAATAGGACAGATCCGTCATTGAGATCATATTCGTATGAGCTAAGCCTCCTTTCATTTGCGCGGCAACACAATAAAGACCCATCTGTCTCCGAGTGGAGACAAATGGGTCTGAAAGGTTCAGGCAGTAGACGTATAGCGGCACCGCTGATCGTTTCTGTTCCACTTCCCTCCGCTGGTATGATCCAGATCAGGTTCCAAGGGTCCGAAGCTTCACGCTTCATCTCAGTCGGCAGACTCCCCTAGTGAAATAGCAGGTCAATATTGAATTCGCAATTGCTAATTAATATAGCATATTCAGCCGTGTTGTCAAAGGATCAACGCTCAGGAAGGTCAGGCTCGCTGGATTCCAGTGACGAACAGCGCGAGGACCCCCCGGGAGATTTCCTCTTTGGTAGAGTTGTGCAGCTTCTGTTGGTAGAGGTAGAGATCAGGACTTAGTACGGCAATCAGGGCGGTAGCGGCAAATTGCGGATCAACTGCAATCAGCAAACCATCATCCGCTGCCCGCCGGAGGCGCTGGGTCATCACTTCGTTCAGACGCCGGAAAATCGGATGCTCAAACTGAGTGAGCTGTTTTTTGCCGGTGAACTCGGACTTGATCATCTGCAGCAGCTCGGCATGCTGGTCAATGAAATCAACGACCTGCTCAATACTGCTCTGCAGGTCCTCCAGTGAGTTGGAAGCTCCCGTGGTGGCTTGCAGCTCCTGTTCAAGACGGGAAAGAAAACGCTCGGAGCTGGTTGAGAGCAGGGCGGAGCAGATTTCGCCTTTATCCGTGAATCTGCGGTACAGTGAACCCTGGCCGATCCCCGCCCTCTTGGCGATACCGTACATGCTGACCGGTTCCAGGCCGTTTTCTTCAAACAGCGCCTCTGCAGCCTCAAGAATCCGCTGGATATAAGGGTCCTGATAGTCCCTGGAAGCTCCCGGATGTTCTTTTGCTGGTTTTGTAGTTGGACTTCTGTCTGGTTCATTTGAATTCATGACAGGCTCCTTTCAGATATGCAGCATCTATATTACAGAAAATATGAAAATGTAATTGACAGTGCGGACAATTGTCCGTAAACTGAAAATGCAATGACGGACAATTGTCCGTTGGCATCATTTATTATATAGAAAAAGCTGCGCAAAGGTCAATGTACACATACCGGCGCGGTTCAATTTAGGAGGAGATAGAAGATGGAGCAAGAATTGAAGTCGGATGCGGATTTTCGTCTGTTAAGCATTCTGGTTCCGCTGCTGGCGATTATTGCCGGTGTGTTCATGGTGGTGCTGGACAGCACGGCGATGAATGTAGCATTGTCCACACTGGTCAAGGATTTTCATACAGAGCTAAATACACTGCAATGGGTTGTGACCGGATATATGCTGGCTCAGGCCTCAGTGATCCCGTTGTCCGGCTGGCTGTCTGACCGCTTTGGAGCCAAAACTGTTTTTCTGACCGCAGTTATTGTATTCACCATCGGCTCCATCCTCTGTGCCACCCCTAGCCGTGCGGAATGGCTGATCGCATTCCGTGTGCTGCAGGGACTGGGGGGAGGCTGTGTGCTTCCCGTTGGGATGGCTTACGTATATAAGCTGGCTCCCAAGAGCAAGGTTGGCGTAGTTATGGGGATCATGGGTATTCCTGTGCTGTTTGCTCCTGCCATCGGCCCTGTACTGTCCGGTTGGCTCGTGGAGTATCATTCCTGGCGCTGGATTTTCCTCATTAATATTCCCATCGGTATCATCTGTCTGCTGATCGGTTCCCGGAAGCTGCCCCAATCGGTGCGCAGCCAAGTGCCTGGAATGGATAAGCTTGGGATGATTCTAGGGCCTCTGGCCTTTGCCTCCCTGTCATACGGGGTTAGCCAAGGTGCGGACAGCTGGACCTCGGACAAAACATTGATCGGGTTATCCGTGGGTATGCTGGCCTTGATCGCTTTTGTCATTGCGGAGTTTCGCTCAGAGACACCGCTGCTGGAACTGCGGATTCTGCGCTCCATCGATTTCAGCACAGGCATTCTTGTACAATGGATTGCCCAGTTCGGCTTATACGGCGCATTGTTTCTGCTTCCGCAATTTCTCCAGCAGGCCCGCGGCTTCGGAGCTTTTGATACCGGACTGACGATGCTGCCCCAAGCCATTGCATCCGGACTTATGATGCCCATTGCCGGGATTCTGTTCGACAGGATCGGTGTGCGCTGGCTGGTGGTTTGCGGCCTTAGCCTTGTCTCAGGCGCCTTGTTCCAATATTCGCATGTAGATCTTGCCACACAGGGCAAAGACCTGATCCTGCCTCTGTTTATGTGCGGTGCGGGCATGGGGATGATGGTGATGCCTATGAATACGCATCTTTTAAATAAGGCGCCTAGCCACCTGGTCAACCGGGTTACTTCTCTGACCAACTCGATGCAGCAGGTAATCAACGCTTTGGCGGTATCGACACTGGTCACTATTCTGACCTCAAGAGCGGCAGCGCGCGCGGCGGAAATGCAGGAAGCTGCAGCTGCGGCCGGGAAGAATGCGGCGAATGCTTCTCCGGATGCGTTAAAGCTAGCTGCACATACTGTACTTGTCAAAGGGTTTGATGACACTTTTCACATTATGATCTTCGTAGCACTGGGAGGTGCTGTGCTGGGTCTGCTGCTGCGGAGAGGAAGCAGGGGCGGCAAAGACAGTTCTAAGACCAAGGTGCAGCCTGAAATCATGCACGGATGATTTTCTTAAATAAGAACCCCGTTCACCGGATAGGTGTTAACGGGGTTTTTTCGAAAGATTAGAATCTATGAGTTTCGGGGGAAGTTCTTGTCCGCAGCAGCCCAGTAGACCGAGAAGGAAGCTCGTCGTGCGGATTTTGCAGGTTTTTGGGCAAACTAACACAATCCGGTGCATGAATCCGCTGGGCAGTCACCATTAAAACGTTTACATTATAATTCCGATGTATATTATCGGAAAAGTCCTTGACTCCGCTGACATGCCGGTGTTACTATTCAACTTGCCGGCAGACAGCCGGTATATACAGAGATGATGAGAGGGGTTAACTTTTATGAAAAAACTTAGTCTGACTATCCTGATGCTGCTAACGGTGGTACTGGTAGCGGCTTGCGGCAATAATACCAATAATGCGGCAGGAAACAATACAGCAGCCGAATCATCGGCCGCTCCGACTGCAGAGGCTTCAGCGCCCGCTGAACAGAACAGCCTGGAAGCGATCAAAGCAAGCGGCAAGCTGCGTATTGGAACCGAGGGCACTTATGCACCGTTTACTTTCCATGATGCCTCGGGCAAGCTTACCGGATTTGATGTGGAGATCGCTGAAGAGGTGGCTAAGCGGCTGGGAGTGAAGCCGGAATTTTTCGAAACCCAATGGGACGGCATTTTTGCCGGGATGGATGCCAAGCGCTTTGATGTCATTTTCAATGAAGTTTCGATTACGGATGAGCGTAAGGTGAAATATGATTTCTCCGATCCGTACATTGTCTCCAAGGCGGTATTGATCGTTGGTGAGAAGAATGAAGACATCAAGACCTTTGCGGATCTGAAAGGCAAAAAAGCCGGCCAGTCCCTTACCAGCAACCTGTCCGATATCGCGCGTGAGAACGGGGCAGAGATTGTGGTCACCGACGGCTTCAACCAGGCGATTGACCTGTTGACCTCCGGCCGGATTGATGCAACCGTGAATGACGGGCTGTCCTACCTGGATCTGAAGAAGCAGAAGCCGGATGTTAAAATTAAGGTTGTCGACGAAATCGCCGAGGGTTCCCAGAGCGCCGCTGTCTTCCTTAAGGGCAACGATGAGCTGGTAGCGGCAGTAAGCGAAGCATTGGCAGCTATGAAAAGTGACGGCACGTACCTGAAAATTTCCGAGAAATATTTCGGTGCTGACGTTTCCAAATAATAACGGATGGACCTGGCGGCTCCGGCCGCCCGAAGTCCGAAAAGGATGTCTGATCAATGGATGACCGTAAAATACAAATTTTCCTCGATTCCTTGCTGCCCCTGCTCAAAGCCGGGGTGGCTTTTACCATTCCGCTCGCAGTAGTCTCTTTTATTCTGGGTCTGCTGCTGGCTATTTTTACCGCACTTATCCGGCTTTCGCCCTGGACTTTGCCGAGGCTGATCGCCCGCTTCTACGTCTGGATTATCCGGGGAACGCCGTTGCTTGTACAATTGTTTATTATTTTCTTCGGGCTGCCGGCGGTGGGGATTATCCTTGATCCGTTTATAGCTGCGACCATCGGGTTCACGCTCAGTGTGGGGGCTTATTCCTCCGAGATTGTGCGGGCTGCAATTCTGTCCATACATAAGGGCCAGTGGGAAGCTGCGTTCTCCGTAGGCATGACCCGGGGCCAAGCGCTGCGGAGAGTCATTCTCCCCCAGGCAGCGCGTGTTTCGGTTCCGCCTTTGTCGAATTCTTTTATCAGCCTGGTCAAAGACACCTCGCTTGCCGCGACTATCACTTATGTGGAAATTTTCAAAACAGCCCAACAGATAACGGCGACCACCTATGAACCGCTGCTGCTCTATTGTGAAGCCGCTTTGTTCTACCTGCTGTTCTGTTCCGTGCTGTCGGTTCTGCAAAATTACCTGGAGAAGCGGCTTGACCGTTACTCGGCAAGATAAGGAGGAGCACCTATGATTGAAATCCGTGACTTGCATAAATCCTTTGGTCCCCTCCAGGTGCTGAAGGGTGTCGATCTTACCGTGGAGCACGGCAAGGTACTGGTTATTATCGGTCCTTCAGGCTCCGGCAAAACAACCCTGCTGCGCTGCTTCAATCTTCTGGAACAGCCGGACAGGGGGAGCCTGACCCTGGGCGATATGAAGCTGGAATTCACGGCGGGAGGCAAAATCCCGCAGCGTTCCGTGCTGGCCCTGCGCCAGCGGACCGGGATGGTCTTCCAGTCGTACAACCTGTTTCCGCATATGACCGCTTTGGGCAATGTGATGGAGGGCCAGGTTACCGTCCAAAAACGCACCAAGGAAGAGGCTCGCAAGCGGGCCATCGAGCTGCTTACGAAGGTTGGCCTTGCGGACAAGGCGGATGCCTATCCGCATCAATTATCCGGCGGCCAGCAGCAGCGCGTAGCCATAGCGCGGGCAATGGCCGTGGAGCCGGAGGTGCTGCTGTTCGACGAGCCTACCTCGGCGCTTGATCCCGAGCTGGTAGGCGAGGTGCTCAAGGTAATCAAGCAGCTTGCGGCTGAAGGCATGACGATGGTCATCGTCACCCATGAGATGAAATTCGCTGCGGATGTGGCGGATCAGATCATTTTGATGGATGGCGGTGTAATTCTGGAGCAGGGCAGACCGGAACAGGTGCTGGAGCATACAACCCATCCGCGCGCACTGCAGTTCCTGAACCGGCTTAGCGGTGAGGAAATTTAATCTGGCCAGGCAGAGTAAATGTATCAGTACTTTTGTTCAATATGACACCAAAAAGGCAGTCCGGAAAATCCGGAACTGCCTTTTTGAACTACCAATTCGTCAGTCCATACCCAGGGGAGGGGGGTGGACTGCAGAGCCTCGTCTAGCTCTGTGGCGCGGTATTTGTTTTGGATTTCAGGTAATCCAGTGCGTTGTAGAGCATGACGGCTGCTTCGGCGCGGGTGATTTCTTTTTTCGGATTGAATTTGCCGTTTGCATCCAGTGTGTTGATGTTGT
This genomic interval carries:
- a CDS encoding ABC transporter substrate-binding protein yields the protein MNIFPSEHPVSKRKRPLLSLSLLLSLALAVSGCGGDNHAAPASSASAGNVDQPHKLTIMLDWYPNAVHSFLYAAQQKGYFEDEGLAVDIQMPADSNDALKLVAAGKVDLALSYQPQVLMARGEQIPVKSVAAIVRHPLNHLMVPADSGIKSPKELAGKNAGYSSIPLYEAMLKTMVKSDGGDPSAVRLTDVGFDLIPAISAGRVDGIIGGFINHEQLILEKEGHPVISLNPTDYGVPDYYELVLVASDLGLQNAEGYIGKFMAAARKGQQFVAEHPQEALDLLMAHEDATAPLDKDIETKSLKLLLPLMDAGDEPFGYQDPASWEKVKSWLNENGLLHGRVTTQDAFMNL
- a CDS encoding ABC transporter permease translates to MRRTYLRTFLREYGPFALLVLLTLAAWECAARLKLVPAFILPAPTAIWKAMLDQRLLLFGEHLPATLQEVLLGFALSVCCGVLLGTGMHMFSPLEKALYPLLVISQTIPLIALSPIFIMWFGYTLWSKVAVVFLTAFFPVVIGTYDGLHKRGAVYKELLLTLGANRWQILRKTQIPPALPSLFSGLKLSIVYCVIGATIGEWLGGSRGLGYFSRRMAGNLQSAEMFAAVFLLSALGIVLFLSIKLLENIILQKRGIHR
- a CDS encoding ABC transporter ATP-binding protein; the encoded protein is MKGGLAHTNMISMTDLSYSFGTSPETPVFSGLSMDVRQGEFISLVGASGCGKSTLFKIIAGLLQQTGGELNIPGTISADPSSRLGRVAYMPQQDLLLPWRTVLDNCLLPWELNRTGSKTEAVRSIRNMLERFGLAGTEQRYPHELSGGMRQRTAMLRTLAAGHKLMLLDEPFGALDAITKRGLHRWLLELWGSLEQTVLFITHDLEEALLLSDRIYLMSGGAGGGVQEFPVDLPRPRHYRLNYDPHFVALRADLERRLYETYIS
- a CDS encoding TetR/AcrR family transcriptional regulator gives rise to the protein MNSNEPDRSPTTKPAKEHPGASRDYQDPYIQRILEAAEALFEENGLEPVSMYGIAKRAGIGQGSLYRRFTDKGEICSALLSTSSERFLSRLEQELQATTGASNSLEDLQSSIEQVVDFIDQHAELLQMIKSEFTGKKQLTQFEHPIFRRLNEVMTQRLRRAADDGLLIAVDPQFAATALIAVLSPDLYLYQQKLHNSTKEEISRGVLALFVTGIQRA
- a CDS encoding DHA2 family efflux MFS transporter permease subunit; translation: MEQELKSDADFRLLSILVPLLAIIAGVFMVVLDSTAMNVALSTLVKDFHTELNTLQWVVTGYMLAQASVIPLSGWLSDRFGAKTVFLTAVIVFTIGSILCATPSRAEWLIAFRVLQGLGGGCVLPVGMAYVYKLAPKSKVGVVMGIMGIPVLFAPAIGPVLSGWLVEYHSWRWIFLINIPIGIICLLIGSRKLPQSVRSQVPGMDKLGMILGPLAFASLSYGVSQGADSWTSDKTLIGLSVGMLALIAFVIAEFRSETPLLELRILRSIDFSTGILVQWIAQFGLYGALFLLPQFLQQARGFGAFDTGLTMLPQAIASGLMMPIAGILFDRIGVRWLVVCGLSLVSGALFQYSHVDLATQGKDLILPLFMCGAGMGMMVMPMNTHLLNKAPSHLVNRVTSLTNSMQQVINALAVSTLVTILTSRAAARAAEMQEAAAAAGKNAANASPDALKLAAHTVLVKGFDDTFHIMIFVALGGAVLGLLLRRGSRGGKDSSKTKVQPEIMHG
- a CDS encoding amino acid ABC transporter substrate-binding protein, yielding MKKLSLTILMLLTVVLVAACGNNTNNAAGNNTAAESSAAPTAEASAPAEQNSLEAIKASGKLRIGTEGTYAPFTFHDASGKLTGFDVEIAEEVAKRLGVKPEFFETQWDGIFAGMDAKRFDVIFNEVSITDERKVKYDFSDPYIVSKAVLIVGEKNEDIKTFADLKGKKAGQSLTSNLSDIARENGAEIVVTDGFNQAIDLLTSGRIDATVNDGLSYLDLKKQKPDVKIKVVDEIAEGSQSAAVFLKGNDELVAAVSEALAAMKSDGTYLKISEKYFGADVSK
- a CDS encoding amino acid ABC transporter permease, which encodes MDDRKIQIFLDSLLPLLKAGVAFTIPLAVVSFILGLLLAIFTALIRLSPWTLPRLIARFYVWIIRGTPLLVQLFIIFFGLPAVGIILDPFIAATIGFTLSVGAYSSEIVRAAILSIHKGQWEAAFSVGMTRGQALRRVILPQAARVSVPPLSNSFISLVKDTSLAATITYVEIFKTAQQITATTYEPLLLYCEAALFYLLFCSVLSVLQNYLEKRLDRYSAR
- a CDS encoding amino acid ABC transporter ATP-binding protein, whose amino-acid sequence is MIEIRDLHKSFGPLQVLKGVDLTVEHGKVLVIIGPSGSGKTTLLRCFNLLEQPDRGSLTLGDMKLEFTAGGKIPQRSVLALRQRTGMVFQSYNLFPHMTALGNVMEGQVTVQKRTKEEARKRAIELLTKVGLADKADAYPHQLSGGQQQRVAIARAMAVEPEVLLFDEPTSALDPELVGEVLKVIKQLAAEGMTMVIVTHEMKFAADVADQIILMDGGVILEQGRPEQVLEHTTHPRALQFLNRLSGEEI